The proteins below are encoded in one region of Flavobacterium sp. IMCC34852:
- a CDS encoding 4Fe-4S dicluster domain-containing protein, with translation MAIIITDECINCGACEPECPNTAIYEGADDWRYKDGTKLRGKVVLPDGSEVDADAAQTPLSDDIYYIVPGKCTECKGFHEEPQCAAVCPVDCCVPDDNHVESEETLLNRQSFLHNE, from the coding sequence ATGGCAATCATAATAACAGACGAATGTATCAACTGTGGTGCATGTGAACCCGAATGTCCAAATACTGCTATTTACGAAGGTGCTGACGATTGGCGTTATAAAGACGGAACCAAGTTAAGAGGCAAAGTTGTTTTACCCGATGGAAGCGAAGTTGATGCAGATGCAGCTCAAACACCTCTATCGGATGATATTTATTATATAGTTCCCGGTAAATGTACCGAATGTAAAGGTTTTCACGAAGAACCGCAATGTGCAGCCGTTTGTCCGGTGGATTGTTGCGTACCCGATGATAATCATGTGGAAAGTGAAGAAACGTTACTCAACAGACAGTCTTTTTTACACAACGAATAA